A window from Peromyscus eremicus chromosome 1, PerEre_H2_v1, whole genome shotgun sequence encodes these proteins:
- the LOC131901889 gene encoding folate receptor alpha, which produces MAHLMTLPLLLLLIWVAHCAQPRATRARTELLNVCMDAKHHKEKPGPEDDLHNQCSPWKKNSCCSTNTSQEAHKDISYLYQFNWDHCGKMKAECKRHFIQDTCLYECSPNLGPWIQQVDQSWRKERVLDVPLCKEDCQQWWEDCRTSLTCKSNWHKGWNWTSGYNQCPVGASCHPFTFYFPTPAALCEEIWTHSYKLSNYSRGSGRCIQMWFDPAQGNPNEEVARFYAEAMSRAGLHGAWPLVCSLSLMLFWVFS; this is translated from the exons ATGGCTCACCTGATGACCCTGCCGTTGCTGCTCCTGCTGATATGGGTGGCCCACTGTGCCCAACCAAGAGCTACTCGGGCCAGAACTGAACTGCTCAATGTTTGCATGGATGCCAAGCACCACAAAGAAAAACCAGGCCCCGAGGACGATTTACACAACCAG TGTAGTCCCTGGAAGAAGAATTCCTGCTGTTCCACCAACACAAGCCAGGAAGCCCATAAGGACATTTCCTACCTGTACCAATTCAACTGGGACCACTGTGGGAAGATGAAAGCGGAATGCAAACGGCACTTTATCCAAGACACCTGCCTCTATGAATGCTCTCCTAACCTGGGACCTTGGATCCAGCAG GTGGACCAGAGCTGGCGCAAAGAGCGAGTCCTTGACGTTCCCCTGTGCAAAGAGGACTGCCAGCAGTGGTGGGAGGACTGCCGCACCTCCCTCACCTGCAAGAGCAACTGGCACAAGGGGTGGAACTGGACCTCAG GGTATAACCAGTGCCCTGTGGGAGCCTCCTGTCACCCCTTCACCTTCTACTTCCCCACACCTGCTGCTCTGTGTGAGGAAATCTGGACTCACTCCTACAAACTCAGCAACTACAGCCGAGGGAGCGGCCGCTGCATCCAGATGTGGTTCGACCCAGCACAAGGCAACCCCAACGAGGAGGTGGCGAGGTTCTATGCTGAGGCCATGAGTAGAGCTGGGCTCCACGGGGCCTGGCCACTAGTGTGCAGCCTGTCCTTAATGCTGTTCTGGGTGTTCAGCTGA